In Chitinophaga sp. HK235, a single window of DNA contains:
- a CDS encoding aminotransferase class V-fold PLP-dependent enzyme: MIVSDNQILLPTGSVFTAAEVKQFRNETAGTKNVIHLNNAGAGLMPDVVTQAQLDHIKLEAEIGGYEASALRAAAVKAFYEQAALLFNCKPSNMAFTASATDSYTGALSSIPFNTGDVILTDCDDFVSNQIQFLSLQKRLGVKIIHINNAAIGGVDLNDLKDKLYKYLPKLLAITHIPTNSGLVQPVNEIANIYEEYLNIYPDKTWYILDACQSAGQMKLDVQKLKCDFLSVTCRKFLRGPRGTGALYISDKALHAGLEPLFIDMRGAEWTTKDTYKQQPDAKRYEDWEFAYSTVIGTKAAIEYCRTIGEEKIWQQVKLLSGITREKLAAIDRISVLDKGPEQGGLVTFTVKDSGPVHIVNELLKRKINVVASYRAFGVIDFDEKGIEWAVRASPHYYNTLGEIDTFIESVKEIIK; this comes from the coding sequence ATGATAGTTTCAGACAACCAGATACTACTTCCTACTGGCAGTGTATTTACAGCAGCAGAAGTTAAGCAGTTCCGAAACGAAACGGCAGGAACCAAAAATGTTATTCATTTGAATAATGCAGGCGCCGGTTTAATGCCTGATGTGGTTACACAGGCACAACTCGACCATATAAAATTAGAAGCAGAAATAGGCGGATATGAAGCATCTGCATTGAGGGCCGCCGCGGTAAAAGCATTTTATGAGCAGGCAGCTTTATTATTCAATTGCAAGCCTTCAAATATGGCTTTTACTGCCAGTGCAACAGACTCCTATACGGGAGCTTTATCCTCCATTCCGTTTAATACAGGAGATGTAATATTGACAGATTGTGATGATTTTGTATCCAATCAAATTCAGTTTTTGTCTTTACAAAAAAGATTAGGCGTCAAAATTATTCACATTAACAATGCAGCTATTGGCGGGGTTGATTTAAATGACTTAAAAGATAAATTATACAAGTACCTTCCTAAATTGTTAGCGATAACACATATCCCTACTAACTCTGGTTTGGTTCAACCAGTAAATGAAATTGCGAACATTTATGAGGAATACTTAAATATTTATCCTGATAAAACCTGGTATATTTTAGATGCCTGCCAAAGTGCCGGGCAAATGAAATTGGATGTACAAAAATTGAAATGTGACTTTTTAAGTGTTACCTGTAGAAAATTTTTAAGAGGTCCCCGTGGCACAGGTGCGTTATATATTTCGGATAAGGCATTGCATGCAGGCCTGGAGCCATTGTTCATTGATATGAGAGGGGCTGAATGGACGACAAAAGATACCTATAAACAACAACCAGATGCAAAGCGGTATGAAGATTGGGAGTTTGCCTATTCTACTGTAATAGGTACAAAAGCTGCCATAGAATATTGCAGAACTATTGGCGAAGAAAAAATCTGGCAGCAGGTCAAATTACTTTCAGGCATTACCCGCGAAAAACTGGCAGCAATAGACCGGATATCAGTATTGGACAAAGGACCGGAACAAGGCGGGCTGGTTACGTTTACTGTTAAAGATTCAGGCCCGGTTCATATTGTAAATGAACTATTGAAAAGAAAAATAAATGTAGTAGCCAGCTACAGAGCTTTTGGTGTAATTGATTTTGATGAAAAAGGAATAGAATGGGCCGTCAGAGCTTCGCCACATTATTACAATACCTTAGGTGAGATTGATACATTTATTGAAAGTGTAAAAGAAATAATAAAGTAA
- a CDS encoding GNAT family N-acetyltransferase gives MNKIIFETERLLIREVEVTDFDNLFAICSNEELMQFVGDGILSKELTQKWIAISIENYDSKGFGMSAVIHKSNNRFIGYCGIVFSKAINDYELIYAIEKEYWGKGLATEVAAKMVQYGFEKLKFKTIYASIDPANIASKKILLKIGFKEIYTKHDEAGYPTIYYSSSGTDEVII, from the coding sequence ATGAATAAAATAATATTTGAAACGGAGCGATTATTGATTAGGGAGGTTGAAGTCACTGATTTTGACAACTTGTTTGCCATTTGCAGCAATGAAGAACTAATGCAGTTTGTTGGCGATGGTATCCTGTCAAAAGAGCTAACGCAAAAATGGATAGCAATATCCATTGAAAACTACGACAGTAAAGGGTTTGGCATGTCGGCTGTTATACACAAATCAAACAACCGGTTTATTGGGTATTGTGGAATAGTATTTTCAAAAGCCATCAATGATTACGAGCTCATTTACGCCATTGAAAAAGAATATTGGGGTAAAGGACTGGCCACTGAAGTGGCGGCAAAGATGGTTCAATATGGGTTTGAAAAATTGAAATTTAAAACCATCTATGCTTCTATTGATCCTGCAAACATTGCATCGAAGAAGATATTATTAAAAATCGGGTTCAAAGAAATCTACACAAAGCATGATGAAGCCGGATATCCCACCATTTATTATTCATCCTCCGGAACTGATGAAGTAATTATTTAG
- a CDS encoding NAD(P)/FAD-dependent oxidoreductase encodes MQKKAIIIGAGPAGLTAAYELLQRTDIIPVILEKSTDIGGISKTVNYKGNRIDIGGHRFFSKSDRVMDWWMTVMPLDKEAAEIFTISYQQKTREVKVPKKETETDTLVAENPDLIMLVRKRLSRIYFLKKFFTYPIQLSIDTLRKLGIMTTIKIMISYLYAQLFPRKNEKTLEDFMINRFGKTLYLLFFKHYTEKVWGVPCNEISAEWGAQRIKGISIGKAIAHAAKSAWNASKPKDIKQKNVETSLIEQFLYPKHGPGQLWEEVARQVTAQGATILMQHDVTNIIATGDRITAIETVDRTTGEKTLLEGDYFFSTMPVQELVAGLKTDVPANVREVAAGLLYRDFITIGILLKNLSFENAKTKTHAPITLQDTWIYIQEKDVKVGRLQLFNNWSPYMVKDPDTTWVGMEYFCNKGDDFWALSDTEIRETAIHELCKIGLARKEDVLDATVLRMEKTYPAYFGTYDRFDEIRNYLDSFGNLFLVGRNGMHKYNNSDHSMLTAMVAVDNIAAGITTKNNIWSINTEQEYHEEKK; translated from the coding sequence ATGCAAAAGAAAGCTATTATCATTGGCGCAGGGCCCGCTGGCCTCACCGCTGCCTATGAACTACTCCAGCGCACTGATATAATACCGGTAATACTGGAAAAAAGCACAGACATAGGTGGCATCTCCAAAACAGTCAATTATAAAGGTAACCGTATCGATATCGGAGGCCATCGTTTCTTCTCCAAATCAGACCGCGTGATGGACTGGTGGATGACCGTGATGCCACTCGACAAAGAGGCTGCTGAAATATTCACCATCAGCTACCAACAGAAAACAAGGGAAGTAAAAGTCCCCAAAAAAGAAACAGAGACAGACACCCTCGTAGCCGAAAATCCTGACCTCATCATGCTGGTCAGGAAACGCCTCTCCCGGATCTACTTCCTGAAAAAATTCTTTACCTATCCCATTCAGTTGTCAATAGACACGTTGCGCAAACTCGGTATCATGACCACCATCAAAATCATGATCTCCTATCTGTATGCCCAACTCTTCCCCAGGAAAAATGAAAAAACCCTGGAAGACTTTATGATCAACCGCTTTGGGAAAACATTATATCTGCTCTTCTTTAAACATTATACAGAAAAAGTGTGGGGCGTGCCCTGCAACGAAATATCCGCCGAATGGGGTGCACAACGTATCAAAGGTATCTCCATCGGCAAAGCCATTGCCCATGCGGCCAAATCAGCCTGGAATGCCAGCAAACCGAAAGACATCAAACAAAAAAATGTTGAAACAAGTCTCATAGAACAATTCCTCTATCCCAAACACGGCCCCGGCCAACTATGGGAAGAAGTAGCCCGGCAGGTCACCGCACAGGGAGCTACCATCCTCATGCAGCACGATGTAACCAACATCATCGCCACCGGCGACCGCATCACCGCCATCGAAACGGTAGACAGAACCACCGGTGAAAAAACACTGCTCGAAGGAGACTACTTCTTCTCCACCATGCCCGTACAGGAACTGGTGGCCGGCCTTAAAACCGATGTGCCCGCCAACGTCAGGGAAGTAGCAGCCGGACTGCTATACCGCGACTTCATCACCATCGGTATCCTGCTCAAAAACCTCAGCTTCGAAAACGCAAAAACAAAAACCCACGCCCCCATCACCCTCCAGGACACCTGGATCTATATCCAGGAAAAAGATGTGAAAGTAGGCCGCCTCCAGCTCTTCAACAACTGGAGCCCCTACATGGTGAAAGATCCTGATACCACCTGGGTAGGCATGGAATACTTCTGTAATAAAGGAGATGATTTCTGGGCGCTGAGTGATACCGAAATCAGGGAAACAGCCATACACGAACTCTGTAAAATAGGGCTCGCCAGAAAAGAAGATGTACTCGATGCTACCGTGCTCCGGATGGAAAAAACCTATCCCGCCTACTTCGGCACCTACGACCGGTTCGACGAAATACGCAACTATCTGGACTCCTTTGGTAACCTCTTCCTCGTTGGCCGCAACGGCATGCATAAATACAACAACTCAGACCATTCTATGCTTACCGCCATGGTAGCGGTAGACAACATCGCCGCCGGTATTACCACCAAAAACAATATCTGGTCTATCAATACCGAACAGGAATATCACGAAGAGAAAAAATAA
- a CDS encoding RNA polymerase sigma-70 factor codes for MEKTYLNSEPDLLLLVSQGDEAAFARLFYTYHQRLGAFVFQLTGSITMAEEIVQEVFIRIWEKREKLSQVHHFHPYLYMVAKNYTFSFLKKLGRELEHKQQWELTLSASTDNPYEESTDACFRRIIDQAVAELPAQRQKVYLLSRDEGLRQAEIAERMAISRETVKKHMVLALRAIRSYALTHPESNLLFFFLLLK; via the coding sequence TTGGAGAAAACGTATTTAAATAGTGAACCTGATTTACTCTTACTAGTATCTCAAGGCGATGAAGCCGCCTTTGCCCGGCTTTTTTATACTTACCATCAGCGACTGGGCGCTTTTGTGTTTCAGCTTACAGGCTCCATCACCATGGCGGAAGAAATAGTACAGGAAGTATTTATCAGAATATGGGAAAAAAGAGAGAAACTGAGTCAGGTTCATCACTTTCATCCCTATCTCTATATGGTGGCCAAAAATTACACCTTCTCCTTTCTGAAAAAACTGGGACGGGAACTGGAACATAAACAACAATGGGAACTGACACTCTCCGCCAGCACCGACAATCCTTATGAAGAAAGTACCGATGCCTGTTTCCGCCGGATCATTGACCAGGCTGTAGCCGAACTGCCAGCCCAACGGCAGAAGGTTTATCTGCTCAGCCGCGACGAAGGTTTAAGACAGGCCGAAATAGCAGAACGGATGGCTATTTCCAGGGAAACAGTCAAAAAACACATGGTACTGGCCCTGCGCGCTATCCGCAGCTATGCACTCACCCACCCTGAAAGCAACCTTTTGTTTTTTTTCCTGCTGCTCAAATAA
- a CDS encoding FecR family protein, with amino-acid sequence MDNNRLKYLLSRYASHAATATELEELKTFLKTEDQDAQLEWMIEEAWMQSAEAEENVFDTQSDAILARILPLRAERRPVAKTFYFKSWAAAVLLLIAVGAAFLWKKRLHQPAIATTRHKIIQPGTDKAVLTLANGATIELDSNMNGQIAQQGPVSLQTNAGQLVYKQSMSANSTISWNTLSTPKGGQYSLVLPDGSRVWLNAASSLRYPTAFTGPKRTVTLTGEAYFEVQPNSAQPFFVTTGNTEVAVLGTNFNIMAYDNENSISTTLLQGSVKVSQQAVNHILKPGQQSRINENGTMEVIDNADTDLAIAWKNGLISFKSADIRTIMRQIERWYNIDVVFKGDIPTRTFTGDIPRSADLSALLRLLEISRIHFKLENEQLIVMQ; translated from the coding sequence ATGGACAATAACAGATTAAAATACCTGTTAAGCCGCTATGCCAGCCATGCCGCTACCGCCACCGAACTGGAGGAACTGAAAACATTCCTGAAAACGGAAGATCAGGATGCCCAGCTGGAATGGATGATAGAAGAAGCATGGATGCAGTCGGCCGAAGCAGAAGAAAATGTATTCGACACCCAGTCGGATGCTATCCTTGCACGTATCCTGCCCCTGCGAGCCGAAAGGCGTCCGGTTGCTAAAACGTTTTATTTTAAATCATGGGCCGCAGCCGTCCTCCTGCTGATAGCTGTCGGTGCCGCTTTCCTTTGGAAAAAACGACTACATCAGCCCGCTATCGCCACCACCCGGCATAAAATTATCCAACCCGGCACAGACAAAGCCGTCCTGACCCTGGCCAACGGTGCCACCATCGAACTGGACAGCAATATGAACGGCCAGATCGCCCAGCAAGGCCCTGTAAGCCTGCAGACCAATGCCGGCCAACTGGTCTATAAACAAAGTATGTCCGCCAACAGCACCATCAGCTGGAACACCCTCAGCACGCCCAAAGGCGGACAATACAGTCTCGTACTACCCGATGGCTCACGGGTATGGCTAAACGCCGCTTCTTCCCTCAGATATCCCACCGCATTCACCGGGCCTAAAAGAACCGTCACCCTCACCGGCGAAGCCTATTTTGAAGTACAGCCCAATTCCGCCCAGCCATTTTTCGTAACCACCGGAAATACAGAAGTGGCCGTACTCGGAACCAACTTCAACATCATGGCCTACGACAATGAAAACAGCATCAGCACAACCCTGCTGCAAGGATCCGTCAAAGTAAGCCAGCAGGCCGTCAACCATATACTCAAACCAGGACAACAGTCACGTATCAACGAAAACGGGACCATGGAAGTCATCGACAATGCCGACACAGACCTCGCCATTGCCTGGAAAAATGGCCTCATCTCCTTCAAAAGCGCTGATATCCGTACCATCATGCGACAGATAGAAAGATGGTACAATATTGATGTCGTTTTTAAAGGAGACATTCCCACCAGAACATTCACAGGAGACATTCCCAGATCAGCCGACTTGTCTGCACTGTTACGCTTGCTCGAAATCAGCAGAATACATTTTAAACTGGAAAATGAACAACTGATTGTAATGCAATAA
- a CDS encoding SusC/RagA family TonB-linked outer membrane protein, whose product MQLKIVTLLLTVACLQISARSMSQQITLSRKHAPLLSVFEDIRKQSGYNFWYEDMLLKKSRPVDIHIENASLEQVLSVLFKEQPFSYEIIGKVIALKEKEKAEKLSSLSAITEQDKRKVTGVVKDSTGTPVPGVTYLVKGTKIGGATDASGRFSLEVPQGNVVLVFSSIGFQPTTVTVGSSNTVSVIMQAASNGLNEMVVTALGIKRPKGTLGYAISTIKGEELTKAGATMNPFLALYGKAAGVGVNMGAAGPQGGIKINIRGAASMNPDQNIRPMFVVDGVILSDRKTSIGGTTGQGFDYGAGINDINPADIESMVILKGAKATVLYGSDAANGVVLITTKSGRNTTGMGMTGSIQYTAEQPVSYLKLQNQYGLGDNIYDTTYATVNGKQVRTIPNRRFSFGPKFDGADAMFYDSAMVKNSPHNNNFLSLFKTGHSTTGNVAIAGSNDKGSVRASYTNYYYKDISGDNSWQKRNTFSFNGNIKASDLASFEVISNIYNITSMNRRGSNDGSVAWGLPLDYDYNRIFPFYTDQTGYKRDLSNAGVPTAFSNLGGFLWDRSQNSLKDDKVHMITSVKATLNFTKHLFLVGQAGLDYDNTTYTTEKSVTRVLPSVAGGGFGVAKENATVQTYQALLNYNRSFMADRLHLFAYTGGAYRLRSSDYIGSNVVGGLNFADLYSFNNEAGTASAANLDKIRNFRRGNDVLYSWLASASLSWKSELTLEMQGRMDWNSTLPPANNRYFYPGVALNWNYTERFTVPGMNSGTLRLSWADVGNGTNRYFANNLYSFTRLSGTTALSITPPEAILPGALKPERKREFEIGINNSFFRNNRLTIDFSAYSNHRYNQIFNLPISPASSSSGLKINVGDVKAWGLELGLTGTPLMGKNYRWDITLNAASQGSKVVKLYPGVVNNPISNLINGSAASIHADEGRPYGDIMMYDYLRDDAGTKIVGSNGMYSLNNQKTIAAGNIMPKFYGGIISDFNYKNLNLRIGLDYKSGGTIFSYTNNRLTGVGQLESTLQYRDEAHGGLAYYLDASGNQVAWQHNNPAPAASRDGKVYHDGIILPGVMQDASGKSVPNTQMTNASSYYMSYANDLATSFPPDRLYKNNYVKMREVALSYEVPRNLVKRMKLQRLTLTAAARNLFYLYKSIPNIDPEGALGADTYVENTIYPTQRTYSLGLNVAF is encoded by the coding sequence ATGCAACTCAAAATAGTAACACTGTTACTGACAGTCGCCTGCCTGCAAATCAGTGCCAGGTCTATGTCCCAGCAGATCACCCTTTCCCGCAAACATGCACCGCTACTGAGCGTCTTCGAAGACATCAGAAAACAGTCGGGGTATAACTTCTGGTACGAAGACATGCTGCTGAAAAAAAGCAGACCGGTGGATATACACATCGAAAATGCTTCACTTGAACAGGTACTGTCTGTATTATTCAAAGAACAACCTTTCAGCTACGAGATCATCGGTAAAGTGATCGCCCTGAAGGAAAAAGAAAAAGCTGAAAAACTCAGCTCATTGTCCGCTATAACGGAGCAGGATAAACGAAAAGTTACCGGTGTGGTAAAAGACAGCACCGGCACCCCTGTACCAGGCGTTACCTACCTGGTAAAAGGCACCAAAATCGGTGGTGCCACCGATGCTTCCGGCCGCTTCAGCCTTGAAGTGCCGCAAGGCAACGTGGTACTGGTGTTTTCCTCTATCGGCTTCCAGCCCACCACCGTTACCGTAGGTAGCTCCAACACCGTCTCCGTAATCATGCAGGCCGCCTCCAACGGCCTTAATGAAATGGTGGTGACAGCCCTCGGTATCAAACGCCCCAAAGGCACACTGGGCTATGCGATCAGCACCATCAAAGGGGAAGAACTCACCAAAGCCGGTGCTACCATGAACCCATTCCTCGCCCTCTACGGTAAAGCTGCCGGCGTAGGCGTGAACATGGGGGCCGCTGGTCCGCAGGGAGGTATCAAAATCAACATCCGCGGCGCTGCCAGTATGAACCCCGACCAGAACATCCGTCCGATGTTTGTGGTAGACGGTGTTATCCTCAGCGACCGTAAAACATCCATCGGCGGTACTACAGGACAGGGCTTCGACTATGGCGCCGGTATCAACGATATCAACCCGGCCGATATCGAATCAATGGTCATCCTCAAAGGCGCGAAAGCAACCGTACTGTATGGCAGTGATGCAGCCAATGGTGTGGTACTCATCACCACCAAAAGCGGTCGTAATACCACCGGCATGGGCATGACAGGTTCTATCCAATATACTGCAGAACAACCAGTATCTTACCTGAAACTGCAAAACCAGTACGGCCTCGGTGATAATATTTACGATACCACCTATGCTACTGTCAACGGTAAACAAGTCCGTACCATCCCCAACAGACGTTTCAGCTTCGGTCCTAAATTCGACGGCGCTGATGCTATGTTCTATGACAGTGCTATGGTTAAAAATTCACCGCACAACAACAACTTCCTGTCCCTCTTCAAGACCGGACACTCTACCACCGGCAACGTAGCCATCGCCGGCAGCAACGATAAAGGCAGTGTCCGCGCTTCCTATACCAACTACTACTATAAGGATATCAGCGGCGATAACTCCTGGCAGAAAAGAAATACCTTCAGCTTCAATGGTAACATCAAAGCCTCCGACCTCGCCAGCTTCGAAGTGATATCCAACATCTACAACATTACCAGCATGAACCGCCGCGGTTCAAACGACGGTTCCGTAGCATGGGGTCTGCCACTGGATTACGACTATAACCGCATCTTCCCATTCTATACCGACCAGACAGGTTATAAACGCGACCTCTCCAATGCAGGCGTACCTACTGCTTTCTCCAACCTCGGCGGATTCCTCTGGGACCGTTCCCAAAACTCCCTGAAGGATGACAAGGTACATATGATCACCTCTGTCAAAGCTACCCTCAACTTTACCAAACACCTCTTCCTCGTAGGTCAGGCTGGTCTGGACTATGATAATACCACCTATACCACCGAAAAAAGTGTGACCAGAGTATTACCCAGCGTAGCTGGTGGTGGTTTTGGCGTAGCCAAGGAAAATGCTACGGTACAAACCTATCAGGCGTTGTTGAACTACAACCGCTCCTTCATGGCCGACAGACTGCACCTCTTCGCTTATACCGGTGGCGCCTACCGCTTACGCTCCTCCGATTATATCGGTAGCAACGTCGTTGGTGGCCTCAACTTCGCAGACCTCTACTCTTTCAACAATGAAGCGGGTACTGCTTCTGCTGCTAATCTGGATAAGATCAGAAACTTCAGAAGAGGCAATGATGTGCTCTATAGCTGGTTAGCATCTGCCTCTCTCTCCTGGAAAAGTGAACTGACCCTTGAAATGCAGGGCCGCATGGACTGGAACTCTACCCTGCCTCCGGCAAATAACAGATATTTCTACCCGGGTGTAGCCCTCAACTGGAACTATACCGAACGTTTCACCGTACCTGGTATGAACAGTGGTACACTGCGCCTGTCATGGGCCGACGTAGGTAACGGTACCAACCGTTACTTCGCCAACAACCTGTACAGCTTCACCCGCCTGTCCGGCACCACTGCGCTCTCTATCACACCGCCCGAAGCCATCCTTCCCGGTGCCCTCAAACCCGAGCGCAAAAGAGAATTCGAAATCGGTATCAACAACTCTTTCTTCAGGAATAACCGCCTGACCATCGACTTCTCTGCGTATAGCAATCACCGTTATAACCAGATCTTTAACCTCCCGATCTCTCCCGCCTCCAGCTCCTCAGGGCTGAAAATAAACGTAGGCGATGTGAAGGCATGGGGCCTCGAACTGGGTCTTACCGGTACACCGCTCATGGGTAAAAACTACAGATGGGATATCACCCTCAACGCCGCCAGCCAGGGTTCTAAAGTCGTAAAACTCTATCCCGGCGTTGTCAACAATCCCATCTCCAACCTGATCAACGGCTCCGCTGCATCTATCCATGCAGATGAAGGACGCCCCTATGGTGATATTATGATGTACGACTACCTCCGTGACGATGCCGGTACCAAAATTGTCGGCTCTAACGGTATGTATTCACTCAACAACCAGAAAACAATCGCTGCCGGTAACATCATGCCTAAATTTTATGGTGGTATCATCTCCGATTTTAATTACAAAAACCTCAACCTCCGCATAGGTCTCGACTATAAATCCGGCGGTACCATCTTCTCCTATACCAACAACCGCCTTACCGGTGTAGGTCAGCTGGAAAGCACCCTGCAATACAGAGATGAAGCACATGGCGGCCTCGCCTATTACCTCGATGCCAGCGGCAATCAGGTAGCCTGGCAGCATAACAATCCCGCTCCTGCTGCCTCCCGCGACGGTAAAGTATATCACGACGGTATCATCCTGCCGGGCGTAATGCAGGATGCCAGTGGTAAATCCGTGCCCAACACCCAGATGACCAATGCTTCCTCCTACTACATGAGCTATGCCAACGACCTGGCCACCTCTTTCCCGCCAGACCGTTTGTATAAAAACAACTACGTGAAAATGAGGGAAGTAGCCCTGTCATATGAAGTACCACGCAACCTGGTAAAACGTATGAAGCTGCAGCGTCTTACGCTGACCGCAGCAGCCCGTAACCTGTTTTACCTCTACAAATCCATTCCTAACATAGATCCTGAAGGTGCACTGGGTGCCGATACCTACGTGGAAAATACTATCTACCCAACCCAGCGGACCTACTCCTTAGGGCTGAATGTAGCTTTCTAA
- a CDS encoding SusD/RagB family nutrient-binding outer membrane lipoprotein, with product MKKSYLYIALMAFTGLTACKKDVESRFYDPDKLNANVTDVIPGLFTQLITNNKIFVQDYGEWYYLMNPGTGITGYEQVAQRYVSYRYDWFSSYNDLVSGNGFDDTPISQQSFFENSYTKLKNYEVIKDSVDLRSGQLKADGDVYLKLATFVKLYQCGKLVDFFNSIPYFDAFQGVKGGTEHLFPKYDDAKQVYVSIIKDLGTLVNDLPNAYNQMSDPAKTIFRQQDYAFKGDINKWIAFINFTRLKLLVRMAGVDETFAKPLIQEALGKPLPAADLNWAMWYKIDVLGGGTWQRGLYENTYASFIPNIIMKRLNYGDSTYQPGIDDPRLPVLAMPTKYKDYRGVSANIEEQTALYNSGQKYYAYADNIKLSLERNAKSTYNHATFHRNENMPVYMVSQGEVDLLLAEIALKNLGNTGKAAEEHIKDEVVHSINFWYTINQLSTYERGTIDSLLYPNRPTGAVIDAWGEKIKAQFLAAATLDDKMEILMQQKYIHLNLLQPYELWAELRRTRHPKLEPFTWHSSVWKPMPERVHYPTIELTNNPDNFSKVAGENNTTSPIFWVPADKRGVLPYWDNYNYQ from the coding sequence ATGAAAAAATCATACTTATATATAGCACTGATGGCCTTCACTGGTCTCACCGCCTGCAAAAAAGATGTGGAGAGCAGATTTTATGATCCGGACAAGCTCAATGCCAACGTTACCGATGTCATCCCCGGCCTGTTCACACAACTGATCACCAACAACAAAATTTTTGTACAGGACTACGGAGAATGGTATTACCTGATGAACCCCGGTACCGGTATCACCGGCTACGAACAGGTAGCTCAGCGTTATGTTTCTTACCGGTACGACTGGTTCAGCAGCTACAACGATCTGGTAAGCGGCAACGGCTTTGATGATACACCGATCTCCCAACAGTCTTTCTTCGAAAACAGTTACACCAAACTGAAAAACTACGAAGTGATCAAAGACTCTGTAGACCTCAGGTCCGGACAACTGAAAGCCGATGGAGACGTATACCTTAAACTGGCCACTTTTGTAAAGCTGTACCAATGCGGCAAACTGGTGGACTTCTTCAATTCCATCCCCTACTTTGATGCCTTCCAGGGCGTAAAAGGCGGCACAGAACATCTCTTCCCAAAATATGATGATGCGAAACAGGTATATGTATCTATCATCAAAGACCTGGGAACACTGGTAAATGATCTGCCCAATGCCTACAATCAGATGTCTGACCCGGCAAAAACTATTTTCCGTCAGCAGGACTATGCATTTAAAGGCGATATCAACAAATGGATCGCTTTTATCAACTTCACCCGCCTGAAACTGCTGGTGCGCATGGCTGGTGTAGACGAAACTTTTGCTAAACCACTGATCCAGGAAGCACTGGGCAAACCCTTGCCTGCCGCAGATCTGAACTGGGCAATGTGGTATAAGATAGATGTACTGGGCGGAGGCACCTGGCAGCGTGGCCTTTATGAAAACACCTACGCATCCTTCATTCCCAACATCATCATGAAGCGGTTGAACTATGGTGACTCTACCTATCAGCCAGGTATCGATGATCCGCGCCTGCCCGTACTGGCCATGCCTACCAAGTATAAAGACTATCGTGGCGTTTCTGCCAATATAGAAGAGCAGACCGCACTTTATAACAGCGGCCAGAAGTATTATGCGTATGCAGATAATATTAAACTCAGCCTTGAACGGAATGCCAAATCCACCTACAACCATGCTACTTTCCACCGCAATGAAAACATGCCGGTGTACATGGTTTCACAAGGTGAAGTGGATCTCCTGCTCGCTGAGATCGCATTAAAAAATCTGGGGAATACCGGCAAAGCTGCGGAAGAACATATCAAGGATGAAGTAGTACACTCCATCAATTTCTGGTATACCATCAACCAGCTCAGCACCTACGAAAGAGGTACCATCGATTCTCTCCTGTATCCCAACAGACCAACCGGCGCTGTTATCGATGCCTGGGGAGAAAAGATCAAAGCTCAGTTCCTGGCTGCGGCTACACTGGATGATAAAATGGAAATTCTCATGCAGCAGAAATACATCCACCTCAATCTGCTGCAACCATACGAACTGTGGGCCGAACTGAGAAGAACCCGGCACCCTAAGCTCGAACCATTCACCTGGCATAGCTCCGTATGGAAACCCATGCCGGAAAGAGTACACTACCCTACTATAGAACTCACCAACAACCCGGACAACTTCTCCAAAGTAGCCGGAGAAAACAATACCACCTCCCCCATCTTCTGGGTACCAGCGGATAAGAGAGGAGTATTGCCTTACTGGGATAACTATAACTATCAATAG